One segment of Vulpes lagopus strain Blue_001 chromosome 8, ASM1834538v1, whole genome shotgun sequence DNA contains the following:
- the TUBAL3 gene encoding tubulin alpha chain-like 3: MRECLSIHIGQAGIQIGDACWELYCLEHGIQPDGVVLNSKKDQLENANMEHIDASFNTFFCETSAGKHVPRALFMDLEPSVIDGIRAGPRRALFHPEQLVSGKEDAANNYARGRYSMGSGIIDLVLERIRKLAKQCSGLQGFLVFRSCGGGTGSGFTSLLMEKLSMEYSRKTKLEFSVYPAPRISTAIVEPYNSILTTHSTIEHSDCTFLVDNEAIYDICHHKLGVECPSYASINRLIGQAVSSITTSLRFEGPLNVDLIEFQTNLVPYPRIHFPTTTFAPIISAESAYREELSVCDITAACFDFSNQLVKCNPRLGKYMACCLLYRGDVVPKDVNAAIAAMKSRNSVQFVDWCPTGFKVGINSQPPTVMPEGDLAKVQRAVCMLSNTTAVVEAWARLDHKFDLMYAKRAFLHWYTREGMEEDEFSEAREDLAALEKDYEEMGRSF; the protein is encoded by the exons ATG AGGGAGTGCCTTTCCATCCACATTGGCCAAGCTGGCATCCAGATTGGGGATGCTTGCTGGGAACTCTATTGCCTGGAACATGGAATCCAGCCAGATGGTGTTGTTCTCAACAGTAAAAAGGATCAGCTGGAAAATGCTAACATGGAGCATATAGATGCATCTTTCAATACCTTCTTTTGTGAGACGAGTGCTGGGAAGCACGTGCCCCGAGCACTCTTCATGGATCTGGAGCCCAGTGTTATAG ATGGCATTCGAGCCGGCCCGCGCCGTGCGCTCTTCCACCCAGAGCAGCTGGTCAGTGGGAAGGAAGACGCTGCAAACAACTATGCCCGCGGTCGCTACTCCATGGGGTCAGGGATCATCGATCTTGTGCTAGAGAGGATCCGAAAGCTGGCAA AGCAGTGCAGTGGACTTCAGGGATTTTTGGTTTTCCGAAGCTGTGGAGGAGGCACGGGGTCCGGATTTACGTCCCTCCTAATGGAGAAGCTCTCGATGGAATACAGCAGGAAGACAAAACTGGAGTTCTCTGTGTATCCAGCCCCTAGGATCTCCACTGCCATAGTGGAGCCCTACAACTCCATCCTCACCACGCATTCCACCATAGAGCACTCGGACTGTACCTTCTTGGTGGACAATGAGGCCATCTATGACATCTGCCACCATAAACTTGGTGTCGAGTGTCCCTCTTACGCCAGCATTAATAGGCTCATAGGTCAGGCAGTGTCTTCCATCACTACTTCCCTCAGGTTTGAAGGGCCCTTGAATGTGGACCTCATTGAATTCCAGACCAACCTGGTCCCTTATCCGAGAATACATTTCCCCACGACAACCTTTGCACCCATCATCTCCGCTGAGAGTGCCTACCGTGAGGAGCTCTCTGTGTGCGACATCACTGCGGCTTGCTTTGACTTCTCCAACCAGCTGGTCAAGTGCAACCCTCGCCTGGGGAAGTACATGGCCTGCTGTCTTCTCTACAGAGGGGACGTGGTCCCCAAAGATGTGAATGCAGCCATTGCAGCCATGAAGTCCAGGAACTCTGTGCAGTTTGTAGACTGGTGTCCAACTGGTTTCAAGGTGGGCATCAACAGCCAGCCACCCACGGTGATGCCAGAAGGGGACCTGGCTAAGGTCCAGCGGGCCGTGTGCATGCTGAGCAATACCACGGCCGTCGTGGAGGCCTGGGCCCGCCTGGACCACAAGTTCGACCTCATGTATGCCAAGAGGGCATTTCTGCATTGGTACACCAGAGAAGGCATGGAGGAAGACGAGTTCTCAGAGGCCCGGGAAGACTTGGCCGCCCTGGAGAAGGATTATGAAGAAATGGGGCGAAGTTTCTGA